Proteins from one Cydia fagiglandana chromosome 13, ilCydFagi1.1, whole genome shotgun sequence genomic window:
- the LOC134670354 gene encoding peroxisomal membrane protein PEX14 produces the protein MSADALVNAASEVRENLVTTAVNFLKNPNVNRCTMESKERFLRAKGLTDLEIARAVEKCGDLLDGPSLTSELMFFQHSRQSWFREHILPLLVYGGFAYGCYWLYKNCIRHILFVEEPKRKTTAECLEEIRKSLDILNTSMTSLRGEMQASAQSSLRTQLDGLKADLASVKGILLNRNQFPSIKTRSEPPSIPAWQRQSEEATSTEAAVEDKKPHRSRSQRSESGGSNSSEGEQATKNSDSSLEIM, from the exons ATGTCGGCAGATGCTTTAGTAAACGCGGCATCAGAAGTTCGGgagaatttg GTAACAACTGCAGTAAATTTCCTTAAAAACCCAAATGTGAACCGCTGCACCATGGAGAGCAAGGAGCGGTTTCTCCGGGCCAAAGGTCTCACAGACTTGGAGATAGCCAGGGCTGTTGAGAAATGTGGAGACTTGTTAGATGGACCTTCGTTGACCTCGGAGTTGATGTTCTTCCAGCACTCTAGGCAGTCGTGGTTTAGAGAACATATCCTACCTTTACTGGTGTATGGGGGGTTTGCATATGGTTGCTACTGGCTGTATAAG AACTGTATACGGCACATCCTATTCGTCGAGGAGCCTAAACGCAAAACGACGGCCGAATGTCTCGAGGAAATCCGCAAATCCCTGGACATACTGAACACGAGTATGACGTCACTGCGCGGGGAGATGCAAGCTTCGGCACAGAGCTCTTTACGGACGCAACTGGATGGGCTGAAGGCTGACCTTGCTTCAGTTAAAGGAATACTTTTGAATAG GAACCAATTCCCATCAATAAAGACCCGGTCCGAGCCGCCATCTATCCCGGCCTGGCAGCGTCAGTCCGAAGAAGCCACGTCCACCGAAGCGGCCGTTGAGGACAAGAAGCCTCATAGGAGCCGCAGTCAACGCTCAGAGTCTGGCGGTTCTAACTCTAGCGAGGGGGAGCAGGCGACTAAGAATAGCGACAGCAGTTTGGAGATCATGTGA